Part of the Candidatus Chlorohelix allophototropha genome, TAGGAGTCTTAACCTTGATGTAACTGAAGCAGATATTGTCGGGCAAAACCTAGCATCATTTTTCTCCCAAGTGCTTAGTATAAACGAGGAAGAAAATGAAAGCGAAATCCAACAGTATCGTCAGGTTATACGCGCTAAAAAGCCGCTATTATACGAACATTATAATCAGCTAGGTAATAGCCAATACTACGGCGAAGCGCAGTTAGTGCCTGTTCTAGACGAAATGGGGGAATGTCGCTTCTTACTATGGTCTTCCCATGATATTACCGAAAAGCGGTTGGCGGAACAAGCCCGGCGCGAAAGTGAAGTACGCTTATCGCTGATTTTAAGTAACACCTCGGATATGATTGAACTGTATGAAGTTAAGGATGGCATTCCAGACGCTATTGTTTTTGTTAATCAGAGCATTTTAAAGGTAATTCACAGTGTCGAACCTCAAGTTACCATAGAGGATATTATCGGCAAGGATTGGAAAGTTCTACACTATGCTTCGGGTGTAGGGGTTGACTATATTGAAAATGAGTTGGGGCATTTCCGCCAAGCAATTGAGTCGCGCAAACCCCACCAATACGAATATTCATTGAAACCGTTAGGGCAAACTTTATACGGGGAAGCCACCATCGTACCAGTGCTGGATGAGAGCGGTAATTGCCGCTATGTGTTGCGTTCTGCCCGTGACATTACCGAGCGAAAGAAAGCCGAGCTTGCGCTACGTCAACGAGAGCAAGAGTATAAAGCGCTGGTCGAAAATTCGCCCGATATTATCGCACGTCTGGATACACAGGGTTTATATCTTTATGTAAACCCGGCTAGTGAACCGATTATAAATCGTCCCGCCGAAACGCTATTAGGTACTGGCGTTGCAGAACAGGCTTTTAGTCCGAACGATAAAGAAATAATTTACAATGCCATTAATTCTACCCTCGAAACCGGCAAAGAAGCGGTAGTAGAGTTTTCCTATCCTTCTCCCACCAAAGGCGAAGTATATTACCAAGCGCGAATAGTGCCAGAATATAACGAAGCAGGAGAGATTGTTTCGGTACTTACTATCGCTCGCGATATAACCAGCCTAAAAGAAGCCCAAATTGCGCTTGTGAAAAGCCAAGAAGCGCTCTTTCAGGCGCAAAAACTGGAGTCGGTGGGACGGTTGGCGGGAGGAATAGCGCATGACTTTAACAACATCCTGACAGCGATCATCGGCTACGCAAATCTGTTGAGCATTACCTTACCAGAAAACAATTCAAACCGTAGCAATTTGCTTGAAATCGAAAATGCCGCAAATAGAGCGGCTTCTCTGACACGCCAATTGCTGGCTTTCAGTCGTCGCCAAATGCTTCAGCCTAAATTAATGGATTTGAACGCTATAATCCAAGAACTGGATCGGATGTTGCGGCGCCTGATTGGCGAAGATATTATTTTGATTGAGAATCTTGACCCAGATTTGGGCAGAATAAAAGCCGACCCGGTTCAAATAGAACAGGTCATCCTGAATTTGGTGGTCAATGCCAGAGATGCAATGTTAAATGGCGGAAAACTAGTGTTAGAAACCAGCAATATCGAAGTTGACGCAACGCTGACAGAGCTTCATAGCGAATTAAAGCAAGGACCTTATGTGCTGATTACCGTAACTGATAACGGAATTGGCATGGATAAGGAGGTTCTCGATCATATTTTCGAGCCTTTCTTTACCACCAAAGAGCTTGGAAAAGGGACAGGGCTTGGGCTGGCAACCGTGTACGGCATTATCCGACAGAGTGAGGGAATGATTCTAGTCGATAGCCAGCGTGGGGCAGGCACTACTTTTCAGATTTATCTGCCACGTTTCGAGAGCAGTGGAAACTATGAACCGACACACCCAGAGGTTGACTCAACAAAAGTAGGCTCAGAAACCATCTTATTAGTTGAAGATGAAGATTTGGTGCGGCGCTTGTCATATACGGTGCTGGTTAAAAAGGGATTTAAAGTACTGGAAGCAGCTAATGGCAAAGAAGCATTGGATATTTGCCGCCAATACGTCGGAGAAATCCATTTACTGATCAGCGATGTGGTGATGCCCGAAATGGGCGGGCTAGAACTGATTGACTATGTGCGGAAACATTTCCCGAAAATAAAGTTAATGTTGATGTCCGGCTACAGTAACGAGATGGTCGAACAGGTGGTTATCAAGGGCAAAGCCGAATTTATTCAGAAACCCTTCACCCCAACAATTTTATTAAATAGAGTGCGGGAAGTGCTCAACAAGCACCTATAAAACTTACGCTTCAAACTAGGGGAATATCAGAACATTTTCCAAATCTGTATTGGCTACTACAACCATACTTAATCAATCTTGCTATAATAACAATGTGCTTATCTACGGAAACATTTGTTATTTAAACGACAATTACATTTAGGTAGGAAAATCCGAACCTGGAGTGAATACCGTGCATACTCATTATGTCAGTGCTACACTGGCTGAACAACTGAGCGAAGTGTCAAAACCTGCCCGCAAGTTGCATGTACACTTTATTAATCCCCCCGCGCCGCCCATAACAAAGAGCTTTGCTAAGCTAATAACCTTCAACACCATTCCTTTGGGTTTACTTTATCCGGCTACTATGCTGAAAGAAGCCGGGCATATAGTGACCATTTGTGATGTGAAATCAGGTGATCCGCTTACAATCCCTTCGTCTGCCCATATTGTCGGTATCACAACCGATACAGTGCGCTATCCAGAAGCAATGGAAATTGCTAGGACGGCTAAGAAACTGGGGAAAGTGGTGATAATGGGCGGTAACCATGTCACTTTTGATGTTGAAAATACCCTCAAGAGTGGTGTAGTGGATTTTATCGTTCGTGGAGAAGGCGAAGTAACCATCGTGGATTTGGTTAACGCTTTATCCCAAAAAGAGGGTTGCAACCCAACCGACATCAAAGGGATTAGCTGGTATAACAAAAAAGAAAAGGTAGTGGTGAATAATCCGGCGCGACCGTGGATTAATGACCTTGACTCGCTGCCTTTCCCCGACCACAGTATCCTCAAGAATCTCAACCTGTACCAGAAAACTTCCTTCAATCAGGCAGGCAAGCTTGGTAAGCCGCAATTCCAGATAATGGGAAGCCGGGGTTGCCCTTATGCCTGCTCATTCTGTATCGTCAGCGCGGTTAACGGGGCTAAATATCGCGCCCGTAGCCCTGAGAGCCTGCTCAAGGAAGTGGAAATCGCCCTGAAGCTCGGTTTTAGCAATATGTTCTTCGTGGACGATAATTTCAGTATCAATTACAAACGTACAATGGCTTTCTGCGAAGAAGTGCTGCGAAGAAATCTCAAGTTTACTTGGACTTGCCAATGTTCATGCGACTCAATTGCCAAGAACCCCGATATGGCAGAAATGATGCAGAAGGCGGGCTGTGAAGCAATTCTGCTAGGGGTTGAAAGCATGAGTAGCGTAGCCTTGAAATCAATGGGTAAAAAAGCCACCGTAGATAATAACTTCGAGGCGGTCAAAGTTCTCAAGAAAGCCGGAATCATATCACTGGCTTCTACCATTGTGGGGCATACTTTTGAAACCCATGAGACTATCAACGAAAACTTTGCCTATCTGCTGGAATTAAATCCGGAAATGATGTGGATGAATATCCTAACCCCTTACGTAGGTACAGTGGATTGGGACAAATATCAGGATAGGATTTTTGACCGCGATTGGCATCATTACGATGTGTATCACAGCGTTATGAAACTGGATAACCTGACCAAAGATGAATTGGAATTTGCGCACCGCCGGATGATGGCAATGTACTACACGCGACCAAAGTACGTTTTCGGCACGCTGCCTAATCTTTTTGACAAAAAACCTTGGTCAAGATTCATTTCTAGTAACTAATTTTCAAGGGTATTCATTCACTCCAGCTAAAATCGGGCGCATTACGATGCGCCCTTCCTGAATCCCTTTGAAACTGAATCTTTGTAATAAAAAAACGCCCCTGCTTTTAGGGGCGTTTTAATTTGGTTAATTCCCTTCGCTATTGGCGATAGGCGGTTCTTGTGTCGGTAAAATCTGCTCCGACAACTCAGAATTAATCGGAACTTTTGAATCCTTCGAATTTTGATGAATTGCAGTGGGTTCAGCCGCTGCCATCGGCAAGCTCTCTTCCACCTTTTCGATAAGAGCAGGTGGTATATCCTCTACTACAAACACCTCGCGCATTACCTCATCCATGCTATCAACCCAGATCCATTCCAAGTCTTTAAGCACGATTTTGGGTAGTTCCGGCACATCGCGCCTGTTATCAGCAGAAGTGATGATGCGCTTTATTCCGGCACGATGCGCCGCCAGCGATTTATCTTTCAAACCGCCGATGGGCAATACACGCCCGCGCAGAGTAATTTCCCCGGTCATTGCGGTGTCGGTGCGCACCCGGCGATGGCTGAGCGCGGAAATAAGCGCCACAGCAATGGTAATACCCGCGCTTGGGCCATCTTTAGGGGTTGCGCCTTCGGGCAGATGGATGTGCAAATCGAGCTTTTCCAACGCCGCTACATCAATGCCTAGTTCCTTGCTGCGACTCTTTGCATAGCTCAACGCTGCTTTCGCCGATTCTTGCATCACTTCGCCCAATCGCCCGGTGACAATCAGATTGCCCCGTCCCGGCATAGTGACAACTTCCACCGGAAGAATTTCCCCACCGTGTCCGGTTACGCCTAAGCCCAAGGCGATACCGATTTGGTTATGCCCTACTTCGGGAGTCATAGCGAAATATGGGATACCCAAAAATTGCTCAAGATAGTGCTGGCTTAACGCCAACCGCTTAACTTTG contains:
- a CDS encoding B12-binding domain-containing radical SAM protein is translated as MNTVHTHYVSATLAEQLSEVSKPARKLHVHFINPPAPPITKSFAKLITFNTIPLGLLYPATMLKEAGHIVTICDVKSGDPLTIPSSAHIVGITTDTVRYPEAMEIARTAKKLGKVVIMGGNHVTFDVENTLKSGVVDFIVRGEGEVTIVDLVNALSQKEGCNPTDIKGISWYNKKEKVVVNNPARPWINDLDSLPFPDHSILKNLNLYQKTSFNQAGKLGKPQFQIMGSRGCPYACSFCIVSAVNGAKYRARSPESLLKEVEIALKLGFSNMFFVDDNFSINYKRTMAFCEEVLRRNLKFTWTCQCSCDSIAKNPDMAEMMQKAGCEAILLGVESMSSVALKSMGKKATVDNNFEAVKVLKKAGIISLASTIVGHTFETHETINENFAYLLELNPEMMWMNILTPYVGTVDWDKYQDRIFDRDWHHYDVYHSVMKLDNLTKDELEFAHRRMMAMYYTRPKYVFGTLPNLFDKKPWSRFISSN